In Candidatus Poribacteria bacterium, the DNA window TCATTACCCTTGTTTCCGAGATAGGCGATCTGTTTACCGTCGGGCGACCATGCGGGTTGTTGTCTAAAGGAACCTTTTTTAAATATTTTCCTCACATTCTCACCATTTGAATCCATTAGGTATAGGTCATGTACGCCGTCTCGCTTAGATACAAAAAGTATCTGTTTTCCTGTTGGAGACCAGGCAGGCTGAAAATCAGCATCGGGGTGCTGGGTTAACCTGACTACCTGCCTACCGTCGGTATCCATCATGTAAATTTCGGCGTTGCCGTCTCGGTTAGAATTGAATATTATCTTAGGGCGTGTCGGCACCTGTGCTGAAACTTGGCAGACGCTGAAACAGAACAGAGCGAAGTTAACACAACACAAAAAGTGGAAATATGAACGTTTCATAACAGGCTCCGTTGGTATTAAGATTTAATTTCGGAATTAGTCAAATTTTACTTGCATAAAGTTGTTAAAGAAAGTGTCATAAACCCTTATGATTAGTGGGTTTTTGGTACTTTTTTCTTGCTTTAATTGCGTAAAAAATGGTATAATATTAGTAAGTTAATAGGGAGGCTGCCACCTCCCTATACAAATACAGAAAATTTGAGTTGCTATTTTTCTGTAGTAGGTACTTTGCATTATACCAAAGTTTATCAGAAATAGCAATTCTTAAATTAGATAGAGGTGCATTCTGATGAATTTGGTAGAGGTAATGGAACGATTCCCTACCCAAGAGGATTGTATTGCCCACTTAGAGCAACTCCGGTGGAATGGCACGCCTAAATGCCCACATTGCGAAAGCGAACACGTCAGACGACGCAATGAAAGTAAAATAGGGAATATCGGACGTTGGAACTGCCACGGTTGCCGATCCACCTTCAAAGTAACACACGGCACAATCTTTCAAGGCACAAAGACACCCCTTCAGAAATGGTTTCTTGCTATCTCACTCATGGCTAATGCTAAGAAAAGCCTGTCCAGTTGTCAACTCGCACGTGATTTAGGATTGCCACAAAAAACATGCTGGCGTATTATGATGGCGATACGGACAGAAATGGCGAAAGGAAACCCTATACTTGAAGGTATTGTTGAGGCTGACGAAACTTATATCGGTGGGAAACGACGCAAAGACTACGACAGAGAAGAAGGTGAACCCCGTAAGCGTGGACGTGGCACAGCGAAAGACGCTGTATTAGGGGCTGTTGCAAGAGGCGGGCAAGTCGTAGCAGAACTCGTAGAGAATGTTAAATCTGGAACAATCACAGAATTTATCAAGAAGTTTGTCAAGCCGGAAGATACTGAACTCTATACAGACCAGTTTAGAGGCTATAATGAGGTAGGTGAGACAGTAAAGAATCACGAAACCCTTAACCGTTCAGAGAAATGGGAAGCAGGAGAACTCCATACCAACACCATTGAGGGCTTCTGGTCTTTCGTTAAACGTGCATGGTATGGTTCACACCACCACTATTCAACAGGATACACCCCCTTGTATCTCGCAGAGGCGTGCTATAAGTATAACTATCGGAGTAGGGATATGTTTACCAAGTTTATCAAGGACAGTGTGAAAGTTTAAGGTGAGATAACAAAAACGCCACTGGCTTAATGGGGTACCAATGGCTTTTACATATATCTGTAAATCATTGTTTGTAGAAAAAGGCAATTATTCTTGAGGTTTACTATCAATCTTACTCGTATCAACCCCTTTTGCCTTTAGTTCATTCAAGAGTTCTTGTCTGCCTTCGGCTTTACCTTCAGCACAGAGTTTTTCTTCCCTTTGTTTTTGACGTTATAAATTTGGTCACTGGGTAGAGTGAGCTTTTTTTCTGTTCCTTTTGCTTTGTTTTTTCTCAGAAGTCTGTGACTCTTTAACTTTTGAGTGATAAAGATTGTCTATGGGTGAATTTGGTTTTTCGCCAAAACCTTCTTTTCTAAGTTCGTTGACCCTGCTATCAACTTCGGTAAGGCAATGAACTATTGCGTCTTGTCCCACCTCAAGATTGTCCAATCGCTCAAGCATTGATTCTTGTCCTGCCTTGAGTTTTTTCGATTGCTTATTAGTCTTGGTCTGTCCATTTTGAAGATGTCTTAACTTTGTGTGGACTTTCTCAAATTCGCCCCACAGCATTCTAACGTCTTCTTTTCTGTTCTTCTCGTGCTCAAGGATAAGTTCCTTTATATCTTCGTTAGTAACTTCTTCTTGGACTTTATCTTTAGCCACGCGATTTGCCTCCCTTTTATGCAATTCGCAATCTGTAATTTTGGGATTGAAAACTCTCTGAAAAAGTGCCGTGAACCCATATATTTATTGACTGTTTCCTTAGATATTTATTACGTAAAAATGATATAATAATTGAGTGCTTTGTTCACACTCCTTCCAAGAGGTGAAAAATTTTATCCGAACAAACCTCTTAAGAATTCCTTCTGCTTTTCGGAGAAATCCAAATTTTCATTCACAGTTTAACACTCCTTTCTAATATTTATTTAAAATGGAACATTTTAACGCTCAACGTACTAAACCATACCAAAAATGTGTTTTTTTGTCAAATTACAAATATTTTTCGTCAAAACTTGTATAATCTATGTATTATTATACAAGTTTTGACGAAAAATATTCAAGAAGGTTTAAAAAATCTGCCGAATTTTTATTGTTTCAGGAAGAATTATGAAAAGTTAACCAGATTTTCATTCGATAGAAGTGTAAGGTTTGTATATTTTTGTTCACAATCAGCCCACCATTAAATTGAACAGCGGACTGATTGTGTTTTATCCCGAACATTTACACAGTAGAATCGTCTTAATTTTTACTTGACAGAGGTTAACAGATATTCTACAATTATAAGTGCAGTATACTGGGGGTTTCCCCCCAGTATATATGCAGTTGGGAGACAAAGAATGGCACTCAATGTCTTCCGATATAACGAACGGTGGCAGTTAAAACACAACAGATATGGTTTTTTGCTGCCTATTTGTTATCGAAGGGCGTTTATCGCGCCCTTCCAACTGCTCTTTTAGCATAGCACATTTTCGCATGTTTTGTCAAACAAATCAGCGGAAATATGTGTTAATGTCAAAAACTGACAGAAGGAGAAGAAAATTGCGTAATTTACTATTTTTGCTTTGTCTATTATGCCTTTTTGCGGGGTGTGACAGAATTCAAACACCAACACAACAGTTGCTTTTGCACCCGCATGAAGACGAAGAACCAATGACCCACCCAGTACATTTTCAAATTCCTGTATGGCTACAAGAAACGCTGTGGGAAAACGAAGAACAGTTGATTAGAGATTTGCTAAATCTTGAGTTGAGAGATAGAGAGGAAATAGACAGACTCATAGAAGCTATACGAACCCGTAGAGAACAGTCCGAAGACTATACTGTTTTTGTGGACGTGGACGGAATGGCTCTTATCGGGACACGTTATATGTCTACTCGCATAGAAGAAATGGCAAATATCATGCTAACTATGACCCAAAAGCACCCTGAAATAAGAAAAGAACTGCACTACGATACAGGGTTCTATTTTGTGATTTTTCACCCAAGATATTATATAGTACCTCAACTTCCCGAATGGCGAAGTATAAAAGAACTGCACTACCCCGGTAACACTCTTTTTATAGTTCCAGCGGGGATATGTGATTTTAATGTGCAACATAATCTATGCATAGCACCGTCAAAAGTCTTTGATAATGAATTCAGGTCATGGGGCTTTAAGAATAGTTGGGAAGTAGCAATTCATGAATTTGGACACGCTATTGACTACGCTATTCGCAAAATAGACCCGTCTTTTGAAAAAAAGTTAAATCGGGCATACGAAAATGCAAAAGAAAAGGGGTTGTGGACTTATTACTTCCATGCTGTACCAAATTCACCAAGAGATAATCCAAAAGAGTATTGGGCGTTAGGCATAGAAGCGTGGTTTGTCGGAAAAAATGAAACCACTTTTGGCAAATTAGGAAAATCGCCTGCATTAACTAAAGGGACACTATCTGAACTTGACCCACTGCTATACGAGTTATTAGACGAGTGGCTACCATACGTTGATTTAGAACCTTAAATTCTTTTTCCCAATATATTCCTAAGGAGATTTTCATGAAAAAGTCGTTTTATTCTCTTTTAGTAGTTTTTAGCTTAATTGTTAGCGATACACATGCAAATGAGGGCGTATCACATTTATGGAATGAGTTTGAATATGTGGGTTTTCAAGGTGGAACTTATGATATAGGAGACAGAGAAGACGGTTTATTCGCTGGTCTTAATGGCTTTTATCATACATATTTAGAACATAGTCGTAGTGGCGGGGTATTCAAACACTTTAATAGTCTTGGTGTACTTGGCACACTCAATTATTATCTTGAAACCGAAGACATAGCACTATCAGGCTTTATTACTTCAGGATATTATCTGTCAGAGGACACACTCCTTCAATGGGGAGTAGGTATGACATACTCTGGTAGTTTTGGAACAAGTCTATCAGTGATAACGCATGTTGCTTATGCGTATCATGCGGATTACGCACTTGCCTTTTT includes these proteins:
- a CDS encoding IS1595 family transposase, whose translation is MNLVEVMERFPTQEDCIAHLEQLRWNGTPKCPHCESEHVRRRNESKIGNIGRWNCHGCRSTFKVTHGTIFQGTKTPLQKWFLAISLMANAKKSLSSCQLARDLGLPQKTCWRIMMAIRTEMAKGNPILEGIVEADETYIGGKRRKDYDREEGEPRKRGRGTAKDAVLGAVARGGQVVAELVENVKSGTITEFIKKFVKPEDTELYTDQFRGYNEVGETVKNHETLNRSEKWEAGELHTNTIEGFWSFVKRAWYGSHHHYSTGYTPLYLAEACYKYNYRSRDMFTKFIKDSVKV